In Brevibacillus brevis, a genomic segment contains:
- a CDS encoding alanine/glycine:cation symporter family protein, giving the protein MQQIVQDLISSINDFLWSNVLIIMLVIVGLVFTYKGKFLQVRMLKDMVGAIKEGKTGPKDGISPFQAFCISMAARVGTGNITGIAIAVALGGPGSVFWMWVMAIIGSASSFVESTLAQIYKVKDQDGFRGGPAYYMEKGLNKRWMGALFAVLITLSFGLVFNAVQSNTITVAFENSFGTNRLTLGIIMAVVFALIIFGGVKRIAKWSEYIVIVLAVLYIGMALFIILMNLGKMPAVLSLIVKNAFGFDQIAGGTLGAAVLHGVKRGLFSNEAGMGSAPNAAATATTSHPVKQGLIQAFGVLTDTLIICTSTAFIILLSDAYKQPELSGIELSQAALSAHIGSWASAFLAIMVFLFAFSTLIGNYYYGETNIEFLKTNKAWLMLYRISVLAMVLFGAVAKVQLVWDMADLFMGFMVIVNLIAIFLLSKVAFAALRDYTTQKKAGKDPVFYRDSIDGIENAEAWDFSPGSDVSARKSS; this is encoded by the coding sequence ATGCAGCAAATTGTTCAAGATTTGATCAGCTCCATCAACGACTTTTTGTGGTCCAATGTCCTCATTATCATGCTTGTCATTGTCGGCCTGGTTTTCACTTATAAAGGCAAATTCCTGCAAGTGCGCATGCTCAAAGATATGGTGGGGGCGATCAAGGAAGGGAAAACCGGTCCAAAAGACGGAATCTCCCCCTTCCAGGCGTTCTGTATCAGCATGGCGGCACGGGTGGGTACCGGAAATATTACCGGGATCGCGATTGCCGTCGCTTTGGGAGGACCCGGCTCCGTCTTCTGGATGTGGGTGATGGCGATCATCGGCTCGGCGTCCAGCTTCGTGGAGAGCACACTCGCCCAGATCTACAAGGTGAAGGATCAAGACGGCTTCCGCGGCGGCCCCGCCTATTACATGGAAAAAGGACTGAACAAGCGCTGGATGGGTGCGTTGTTCGCCGTTTTGATCACCCTGTCCTTCGGGCTCGTCTTCAACGCTGTTCAGTCCAATACGATTACCGTCGCTTTTGAAAACTCGTTTGGAACGAATCGTCTCACACTCGGCATCATCATGGCTGTTGTTTTTGCCCTCATTATTTTTGGCGGAGTGAAGCGGATCGCAAAATGGTCCGAATATATCGTGATCGTTTTGGCCGTCTTGTACATTGGCATGGCGCTGTTCATCATCCTGATGAATCTGGGGAAAATGCCGGCAGTGCTCTCCCTGATCGTGAAAAATGCCTTCGGGTTTGACCAGATCGCGGGTGGAACGCTCGGTGCCGCCGTCCTGCACGGGGTCAAACGCGGCCTCTTCTCCAATGAAGCAGGGATGGGGAGCGCGCCAAACGCCGCCGCTACGGCAACGACCAGCCATCCTGTGAAGCAAGGGCTGATCCAGGCTTTTGGCGTATTGACCGACACCTTGATCATCTGCACCAGCACGGCCTTCATCATCCTGCTGTCGGATGCGTACAAGCAGCCGGAGCTGAGCGGTATCGAGCTTTCCCAAGCCGCCCTCAGCGCCCATATCGGCTCGTGGGCATCGGCCTTCCTCGCCATCATGGTGTTCCTGTTTGCGTTCAGTACCTTGATCGGAAACTACTACTACGGGGAAACCAATATCGAGTTTTTGAAGACCAACAAAGCATGGCTCATGCTGTACCGAATCAGCGTGCTCGCCATGGTCCTGTTCGGCGCCGTAGCAAAAGTCCAGCTCGTGTGGGACATGGCGGACTTGTTCATGGGCTTCATGGTCATCGTCAACCTGATCGCCATCTTCCTTTTGTCCAAAGTCGCCTTTGCTGCCCTGCGTGATTACACGACGCAGAAAAAAGCAGGGAAAGATCCCGTGTTTTATCGCGACAGCATCGACGGCATCGAAAACGCGGAAGCGTGGGACTTCTCCCCAGGGTCTGACGTTTCGGCAAGAAAGAGCTCCTAA